One genomic segment of Paenibacillus sp. FSL H8-0332 includes these proteins:
- a CDS encoding glycerophosphodiester phosphodiesterase family protein — protein MMVIFLFSTLYAYSPAIRVKVKEIIEPADKVYTIAHRGASGYAPENTLPAFQLAAQMKADSIELDVHLTKDLIPVVIHDETVNRTTDGKGYVKNMTLEQLRQLDAGSWFNQDYPMFARDLYIGVTIPTLDEVFDKLGSDINYVIEIKDPPPKYNIEEILNETIKNHHLEKLVAIHSFSAASLKRFHAINPDIPLYQLVWNDYAASRVTQSYLDTVKTYAVGISPNFQGISAAYVAQVKRAGLKIIPYTVNYQLNMDKAYSWGVDGVHTNYPDRFLEVIAANRANAKW, from the coding sequence ATGATGGTGATCTTCCTGTTCTCCACACTGTACGCTTATTCTCCGGCGATCCGGGTGAAGGTGAAAGAGATCATCGAGCCTGCGGACAAGGTCTATACGATTGCCCACCGCGGGGCGTCAGGTTATGCGCCTGAGAATACGCTTCCCGCCTTCCAGCTGGCCGCCCAGATGAAGGCCGATTCCATTGAGCTGGATGTTCATTTAACCAAGGATCTAATTCCCGTTGTCATTCATGATGAGACCGTGAACCGGACCACGGACGGCAAGGGCTATGTGAAGAACATGACCCTGGAGCAGCTCAGGCAGCTTGATGCCGGTTCATGGTTCAATCAGGACTACCCGATGTTCGCCAGGGATCTCTATATTGGTGTTACCATCCCGACCCTGGATGAAGTGTTCGACAAATTGGGCAGTGACATCAACTACGTCATTGAAATTAAGGACCCTCCTCCGAAGTATAATATAGAAGAAATTCTGAACGAAACCATTAAGAATCATCACCTGGAAAAGCTGGTAGCCATCCACTCCTTCAGCGCCGCCAGCCTAAAGAGGTTCCATGCCATTAACCCGGACATTCCCTTATATCAGCTTGTCTGGAATGATTATGCGGCTTCGAGGGTGACTCAGTCCTATCTGGATACCGTGAAGACCTATGCCGTAGGCATCAGCCCGAATTTCCAGGGAATCAGCGCAGCTTATGTAGCTCAGGTGAAGAGGGCCGGACTCAAGATCATCCCGTACACGGTGAACTACCAGCTCAACATGGATAAAGCCTATTCCTGGGGAGTCGACGGTGTGCATACGAATTATCCCGACCGCTTCCTTGAGGTGATTGCCGCCAACAGGGCAAATGCCAAATGGTAG
- a CDS encoding PRK06851 family protein: MAARILRYFADGNTALGFYSLFESNLQGLRRIFILKGGPGTGKSSLMNAIGTEWAERGYDIELIHCSSDKDSIDGVIIPALGVGIVDGTAPHVIEPKAPGAAREYVNLGEAWDSAALISQREIIEELNRKAADAYAAAYSRFAEALNIHDEWEKIYFEHMDFGKADQLTALMLEQLFGEAHLQRSADVKHRFLGAATPAGSVDFVPNLTEGLWRRFFLKGRAGTGKSTILRTIASEAEKRGFDTEIYHCGFDPHSLDMVIVRELDFAVFDSTSPHEYYPEREGDVIIDTYEAVVAPGTDERLAGPLEEVSTQYKATMKTAIAALAEAKVHRDELKKIYTAAMDFSVADAARNRISAELARILA, from the coding sequence ATGGCTGCGCGGATTTTAAGATATTTTGCAGACGGTAATACGGCTCTTGGCTTCTATAGTTTGTTCGAATCGAATCTTCAGGGACTGCGGCGGATCTTCATCTTGAAAGGCGGTCCCGGTACCGGAAAATCCTCCCTGATGAATGCAATCGGCACGGAATGGGCGGAGCGGGGTTATGATATTGAGCTGATCCATTGTTCATCCGATAAGGATTCCATTGACGGGGTCATTATTCCGGCGCTTGGCGTGGGCATTGTTGACGGGACTGCGCCCCATGTGATCGAGCCCAAGGCTCCCGGAGCGGCCCGGGAATACGTGAACCTGGGAGAAGCGTGGGACTCGGCAGCGCTGATCAGCCAAAGGGAGATCATTGAGGAGCTTAACCGGAAGGCTGCGGATGCCTATGCGGCAGCGTACAGCAGGTTTGCAGAGGCCCTGAACATTCATGACGAATGGGAAAAGATTTACTTCGAGCATATGGACTTCGGCAAGGCGGATCAATTAACGGCCCTGATGCTGGAACAGCTGTTTGGCGAAGCGCATCTTCAGAGGAGTGCTGACGTCAAGCACCGGTTTCTGGGCGCAGCAACGCCGGCAGGATCGGTCGACTTTGTACCTAATTTGACCGAAGGGCTGTGGAGACGCTTCTTCCTCAAAGGCCGGGCCGGAACAGGCAAATCAACCATACTCCGCACAATCGCCTCCGAGGCGGAGAAGCGGGGCTTTGATACGGAAATCTATCATTGCGGCTTCGATCCCCACAGTCTGGATATGGTCATTGTGCGTGAGCTTGATTTTGCGGTCTTTGACAGCACCAGCCCGCATGAATATTACCCGGAGCGGGAGGGAGACGTAATCATCGATACGTATGAAGCTGTTGTAGCACCGGGAACGGATGAGCGCCTCGCCGGGCCGCTAGAGGAAGTAAGCACACAATATAAGGCCACAATGAAAACGGCGATAGCCGCATTGGCAGAGGCCAAGGTGCACCGGGACGAATTAAAGAAAATTTATACCGCAGCAATGGATTTTAGCGTGGCGGATGCGGCCAGGAACCGGATTTCCGCTGAACTGGCAAGGATATTGGCCTAA
- a CDS encoding endonuclease/exonuclease/phosphatase family protein codes for MTTYEVASFNIRVDIPVDGENSWAFRKEHLLRLIRYYRWDIFGLQEAKGNQLRYLAALDDYEVEGISRDQDPDDEHCPVFYNKSVFTKEDGGTFWLTETPEVPSKSWGSDYNRICTWVRLKDTRNGNRIHFLNTHLDHISEEARYRGALMILDWIRDQDGDLPVILTGDFNALPDERCYREITGQLTDTRRAADDAHYGPWGTFTGFRYDIPWNELMEIDYIFTDKQARVRKTRTVTDSYDRKYPSDHYPVTATLEW; via the coding sequence ATGACTACTTACGAAGTGGCTTCCTTTAATATCCGCGTTGACATTCCGGTGGACGGAGAGAACAGCTGGGCGTTCCGCAAAGAGCATTTGCTGCGCCTGATCCGCTATTACCGCTGGGACATCTTCGGACTTCAGGAAGCAAAGGGCAATCAGCTGAGGTATCTGGCTGCACTTGATGATTATGAGGTGGAAGGGATCAGCCGTGATCAAGATCCGGATGACGAACACTGTCCGGTCTTTTATAATAAGTCGGTATTCACCAAGGAAGACGGAGGCACGTTCTGGCTGACGGAGACGCCGGAGGTTCCCTCCAAGTCCTGGGGCTCTGATTACAACCGGATCTGCACCTGGGTAAGGCTGAAGGACACGAGAAACGGGAATAGGATTCACTTTCTCAACACTCATCTGGACCATATCAGCGAGGAAGCCCGATACCGCGGCGCTCTGATGATTCTGGACTGGATCCGTGATCAAGACGGGGACCTTCCGGTTATACTGACAGGGGATTTCAATGCTCTTCCGGACGAAAGATGTTACCGGGAGATTACAGGGCAGCTGACGGATACCCGCAGAGCGGCTGATGATGCACATTATGGCCCCTGGGGTACATTTACCGGTTTCCGCTATGATATTCCATGGAATGAGCTTATGGAAATCGATTATATTTTTACGGACAAGCAGGCGAGAGTACGGAAGACCCGGACGGTAACCGACAGCTATGACCGGAAATACCCTTCGGATCATTATCCAGTTACAGCAACTCTGGAATGGTAA